The genome window aggagatcgagaccatcctggctaacacggtgaaaccccgtccctactaaaaacacaaaaaactagccgggcgaggtggcgggcgcctgtagtcccagctactcaggaggctgaggcaggagaatggcgtaaacccgggaggcggagcttgcagtgagccgagatcgcgccactgcactccagcctgggggacagagcaagactccgtctcaaaaaaaaaaaaaaaaaaaattatacaccgggcgcgatggctcacgcctgtaatcccagcactttgggaggccgaggcgggcggatcacaaggtcaggagatcgagaccacggtgaaaccccatctctactaaaaatacaaaaaaaaattagccgggcacggtggcgggcgcctgtagtccagctactcaggaggctaaggcaggagaatggcgtaaacccgggaggcggagcttgcagtgacctgagacctggccactgcactccagcctgggggacagagtgagactccgtctcaaaaaaaaaaaaaaaggccaggcgcggtggctcacgtctgtaatcccagcactttgggaggccgaggtgggtggatcacgaggtcaggagttcgagaccatcctggctaacatggtgaaaccctgtctctactaaaattacaaaaaattagccgggcgtggtggcgtgcgcctgtagtcccagctactcaggaggctgaggcaggagaatggcgtaaacccgggaggcggagcggagcttgcagtgagccgagattgtgccactgcactccagcctgggcgacagagcgagactccgtctcaaaaaataaataaataaataaataaataacaaaataaaataaaataaaattagccaggcatggtggctcatgcctgtactgcaatcccagctactcagtaggctgaggcaggagaattacatgaactcaggaggtggaggttgcagtgagccaagatcacaccattgcactccagcctgggcaacaagagagaaactccatctcaaaaacaaacaaacaaacacacacacacaaaaaacacacagggtctcattctgttctccaggctggagtgcagtggtacagtcacagctcactgcagcctcgacctcctgggctcaagtggcccTGCACCTCAGCCACAGGTGTATctcactgtacccagctaattttttaaaaattggctgggcgtggtggctcatgcctgtaatcccagcactttgggaggccaaggcaggcagatcacttgaggtcaggagttcaagaccagcctgggctgatCTTGAAactctgtcactactaaaaaaataaaaataaaaataaaaaaattagcctagcctGGTaatacatacctgtaatcccagctactggggaggctgaggcaggagaatcacttgaacccaagaggtggagattgcagtgagctgagatcgcacccagtgcactccagcctgggcgacagaactagactccatctcaaaaaaaattttttgttgttttttttgtataGGCgaggtatcactatgttgcccaggctgggcttgaactcctaggctcaagggagcctcttgccttggcctctcgaagtgctgggattaccgttgtgagtcactgagcccggCCTGTCTTCCATACCTATGGTTCCTTTGTCACAATTAAGACACCAACATTAGgccgctcatgcctgtaatcccagcattttgggaggccgaggtgggtggatcacctgaggtaggagtttgagaccagcctggccaacatggtgaaaccccatctctactaaaaatataaaaaactagcgtggtgttgggcgcctgaaatcccagctactcgggaggctgaggcaggagaattgcttgcactcaggagacggaggttgcagtgagctgacacagcgccactgcactccagtctcagtgacagagtgagactccatctcaaaaaaaaaaagaaagaaagaaagaaaccaacctTGATATGTTACTGCTAACTCCAggctttatttggatttcactagTTTTTCTACCTAGGTCCTCTCTCTGTTACAGAAATCTATTCAAGATACGACTTTGCCTTTAGCcatcatgtctccttagtctCCTGTGGTCTGTCACAATTTCTCAGTCTTTCcctgtttttcatgaccttgagaGTTTTGAGGAGCACTGCTCAATTTTATAGATTGAATGAGTCTTTGGTAAAGTGTCCCTCAGTCGGGGTTTGTCCGATGCACTCTCGTGATGAGGGTTTGGGGTGTAGGGAGGAGACCACAGAGGTGATGTGGGCTTCTCATTGCATCGTCTCAGGGCTGACGTGACATCACTGGTGAGGCTGACCTCAGTCACCTGGTTAACGTGGTGTCTGCCAGATTCTTCTGCTGTcaagttactatttttcttttcttttcttttcttttctgagatagagtcttgctctgtcccccagtgtctcccaggctggagtgcaaaggtgtagtctcggctcactgcaacctccacctttcgggttcaagcgattctcctgcctcagcctcctgagtagctatgattacaggcgcctgccaccatgtccagctgggTGGGCCTGCCCAAccagtttttttttgagagatggggtctcagccgggcgcggtggctcacgcctgtaatctcagcactttgggaggccgaggcaggcagatcacaaggtcatgacatcgagaccatactggctaacacggtgaaatcctgtctctactaaaaatacaaaaaaaaaaaattagccaggcgttgtggcgggcgcctgtagtcccagctacttgggagactgaggcaggagaatggcatgaacccggtaggcagtggagattgcagtgagcagagatcgtgccactgcactccagcctgggcgacagagcgagactccgtctcaaaaaaaaaaaaaaaaaaaaaaaaagagatggagtctcactctgttgtctagcctggtctcaaactcctgggctcaagcgattctcttgcctcagcccagcctcccaagtagttgagactataggTATGTGGAaccacatctggctcattttttgtattttctgtagagacaaagttcaccatgttacccaggctggtctcgaactcctgggttcaagcagtccacctgccttggcctctcaaagtgctagcaTCACAGGCGCAAGCCACAACGTTCGGCCTAATAATCTTATTAGTTTGACTCACACTTGCCAGCAACTGTTAGAAAACTccaaataggctgggtgcggtggctcacgcctgtaatcctaacactttaggaggctgaggcaggcggatcacgaggtcaggagtttgagaccagcctggccagcatggtgaaactctgtctctactgaaaatataaaaattagccaggcatggtggcaggcacctgtaatcccagctactcgggacactgaggcaggagaatcacttggaacaggaaggcagaggttgcagtgagctgagatcacaccactgtactccagcctgggcgaaagagcgaaactccatctctacaacaacaaaTGTAAATTACAGTAGCTTAAACTGGAAATTTGTCTCTTTCACATAAATAGAGTCCAGTAGAAGCCATGCAGGACTAGCAGGGCAACTCCACAATCATAGAGCTCCCTAGTTctatgggtttgtttgtttgttttgagacagagtaattccagcactttgggaggctgaggcgggtggatcacctgaggtcaggagttcaagaccagcctggccaacacggtgaaacctcatttctactaaaaatacaaacatgagccaggtgtgatggcacatacctgtaatcccagctactcaggaggctgagacaggagaattgcttgaggccgggaagcagaggttgcagtgagccgagagcacaccactgcactccagcctgggtgacagagcaagactcggtctcaataaataaataaataaataaataaataaataaataaaatatccgTTGGGCCATGTGCACCTGCACACCAACAAGCAAGACCTTCCTCCTGCAAGCTGCCCCCTGGTTTCTCTGCCCATGGCAGTGAAACTTCCTGCGTGATCTTTACTGTCCTCTTCTTTCCACCATctctttccccctcctcccctccccagttCTGCGCTGCTGAGGCCCCTTCCTTGAGGCTGTTCCTGCAGAGGTGTTCATGCCTCTTATGAGTCCCCATCTTACTTAACATGGATTCCTTCTCCCTCTGTTTGGGTCCTCTTCCCCTGTGGCCTCTTGTCTGCCCCTGTGTGTCTGATGCCGGGGCTCCATCCTTGGCCCTCCTCCTGTTCTCCCCCATCTTCTGCGTTGCCAGGGACATCTCATGCAGTGCTTTAGCTTTAGGGACCTCCCAGGGCATGATGGTTTCAGGTCTGTGcttccccctttcctttctccccaggGCTTTTCTGCCTTTTCAAAATCTCCCCCACAAGGTCCCATAAGCTCCTCGGGCCTTGTCTAACTCGGAACTCCTGGCTGCCAACCCCTCTCCCCATGGCCTCCAGCCCCAGTGCCCAGGCCAGACACCCTGGACTCCCCTGAGTCCCTTTTCTTCCCAACCCACTTCCCGCCCAGCAGCAAATCCCATCAATGGGAGCCCGGAGCTCAGAACTGCCTGTGATCCTTGCTCCTCTCTGTTCTCCTCTGCCCCTCCCGCTCCCTTTCCTCCCTGCACAATTCCTGTAGCCTCCTGGCCTTTCCCCACCACTCCCTCCCTGGGTCTTAGTGCATCTCTGCTTACAGCTCTCCAGCAGATTCCCACGGCACACAGGACTAAAGCTCTGAGCTATGGCCTCCAAGGACACTGCCCGCCCTTCCCACCTCATCTCAGGCCTCCTTCTCTCTCATCCTCTCTACCCTTGCAGCTTCTCCAGCACACCCAGCTCAGTCCTGTATCACGCCCTTGTGCTGTGCGTGCTCTCTGCCAGGGATGCCCTTCCCCCAAAGCTCTCCAGCCGGAGGGACGCTGCCCCTCCAAACACTCTCCATTCGGGGCCCCCTTATACCACCAGCTCCAGGGAAGAAGGACTTTGCCTGAGTGAAATGGAGCCCTCAACTCAAACCTGTTTGTTACTGCCACTCTAGGACACCTTGAGCCCCATCTTCTGGGGAGTGGGGGTCCCTGCACTTGTGCTGTTAATAACAATTGCTCCCAGGGACTACCTGAAGCCACTTCAGCGGCCCCCATATCCTGCCCCAGCGATGGCTCAGGGTGCCTGTGTGCCCTGAGTTTGAGCAGCTTTGGGATTGGAGGTCAAGCAGAGACTCTTAAGTCATGGTTCCAGGCAGAACTGGCTTCATGAGCCTGCAACCTGGGCAGTCACACAGGGCCCCAGGCTCAGAAAGGCCCCATacttgggtttttgttgttgctgtaattttgggatggagtctcactgtgtttcccaggctggagtgcaatggcgcgatctcaacgcaccacaacctccgcctcccaggttcaagcaattctactgcttcagcctcctgagcagctgggactacaggcatgcaccactgcaccccacttAATAACTTTCTAACAATGGGCTCCACATTTTCATTTGGCATGGAGCCCTGCAAATTACGTAGCTGCTTCTGGTTGCAGGAACGTTCAGCTGATAATGCCTGAAGATCCAGAGAGCCAGGTGCTGCTTTCCCTGGGACCCCATGGCCCACAGCCTTCTCTGCTTCCACAACAGCCCCCAGCACTCAGGAGGCCTCAGGTGCTGCAGTGAGAGCTGGGGGATCCACTAGAGAGGGGAGCGTGGGCCTGGGGTTCCAGCAGGCATGGCGAGCAGGTGTCAGGGACGTGGGCCTGGGGTTCCAGCGGGCACAGGGAGTGGGTGTCAGGGTTGTGGGCCTGGGGTTCCTGCGGGCATGGGGAGCAGGCGTCCGGGCACTGCACATCCTCCCTCCTAGGAGGCCCTGCACCCTGGCCTGGGACTCTCACGCCCACCCCCTTGGAGCAAGCGGCAGCAGCTTTGTGGCTATTGGGGCAAGCATGCACCTCAGGCGCACGGCTTGTTCTCTGGCTGCACCCCACCCCATTGCTGGTTGGAATAGCAGCAGACACCAGATCCAGAATGGGCCAGATTCTGATTTCTGGATTCCACACATTGGTCAGCACTTCTGAGGTCAGGTAGGACAAATTAAGTGCTGCTGGCTGAGAGGCCGGAGTTCCCAGCCTCTCTAGTGATGGGCCCAACCTCAGAGACCTGACTATATACCATCCCTTGCTCCCAGCTGTTCCTGCCTTCAAACCCAAGCTGTGGGGTTTGCTTCAGCCAGCTGGAAGGCACTGGCTCTCTGAGGTCCTAGGAGTGTGCAATAGTGGAAGACCTAGGCATCAGAGTGCCTCCCCTGCCCCCGAAAATGACCCgtgtggaagctgaggcagctTTATTGAAAGGAAGGACAGTGAGTGGGTCTCACAATTTGATCTGCCCCAGAGTGGGGCTGGGAGGTTACCGAGAACGCAGTCCTGGGGTGGAGGAGGCCCTCAGAATCACACCTCCAGGTGTCACACCTCCAGGCTGGACTGAGAGGAGCTGGGCTTGTGACCCACGGGGTTCTTACGCATCACGGTGCGGCGCTAGGGGGTGGCCAGTGGCGAACCACGTGCCGGTAGGAGGTGGCCAGGTAGTCGAAGTAGTTGATGTTGAGTTTCCGGGCGATGTAACGGCCCAAGTATTCCATTTGCTGTGGGAGCAGGTGGCGCTCAACTGGGGCCGGGACAGGACAGACCCCGAGTCGCCGTCCAGGCGTCTCCTTCCCCTACCAGGCCGCATCCCCAGTCCTGCCCGAAGCCCTGGCGCCCTCTCCGGCCCCCAGCAATGAGGACTGCATTGTATTTACCCTCTGCGTGAGGAAACGGCCCCACCCAAAGACCTTAAACAGTGATCTTGTCTTCCTGTTCCGAGAGAGGGCGCGTGTCTGGGCGGAACCCACCTCGTAGCGCTCCGACAGCTGCACCAGCACCAGCGGCTCCAACCTGTGGCCGCCGAGGACCAGCTGGAAGAAGCACCTTCCGTAGGCTGCGGGGAGAGTGGACTCAGCCGGCCTGACCGCCCCTCTGACCTCCCAAGCAGCCTCCCCGTCCCTGGCCCACCCTCCCGGCCAGTCACCGTCGGAGTTGAGGGCCAGGCGCACGTAGACCAGGTGCAAGGGGCCCTGGCACACGGTGCGGCCCTGGATGGAGAAGTGGTACACGCCGCGCGTGTGGTTCAGCACCAGGCGGCGTCGCGGGAGCGACGAGATCACGAGCCACAGGCCCACGCCCACGCCGTACGCGAGGAAGACCCAGGTCTCCTGTTTCTGTACCTGCGGACGCCGCAGGGAGCGTCTGAGCTGAGCGGCACGAGGCCGGCCCTTGGGGGAGGAGGGCGATGGGGGTCGGGCCCAGGGGCTCACACCTCTCTCAGGGAGCCCAAGCTGACCAGGACCACGCAGACGACAAAGAGCAGCATCCCCTTCCACAGCGTGTCCAGGTAGTACTCGAGCACGAAGACTGGGGGCGGCGCGGCGCATGAGGACGCCCCGGCCCTGCCCGCAGCCAGGGGTGGCGGTGCCAGGGCTTGGCCCTGACTGGCTGGGTCCGCGCAGGGCTAGGGGAGGCAGTGTCTCCGCCCCCAGGAGCACCGACTGGCCCCGCCCAGGGCCCTGGTTCTGCCCACCTGGCTCCGCCCTATTCAGGCCCGTCCCCGGacccgccccaccccgccccgcccaGCCTCGCGCGCACCGTTTGGCTGCTGCTGCATGAATGGGTAGAAGCTATTGTTTTTGAGGCGCCTGGCCAGGTGGCGCTCCGGAGAGGAGAGTCCTAGGGACCAGAGCTGGAAGCGCCAGCCGATGGAGGTCGTGGGCAGGCTGCCGGGCCTGGCCTTAGGCATCTGCGTCAGGCAGAGGTGGTCAGCCCGGCCGCTAGCCCGCTGCCACCGCCTGCTGCCCACAGCGACGCTCCTACCTGGGTGAACAAATTCTTCAGGGCTGCAGGCCCAGGAAGGAGCAGGAGCTCATAGGCGACTGGCAGGGCAGCGAGGCCAGGGAGCGGCCCAGGGTGGACCGCGCACGGGTTCTAGAAGTTCTGGGCGGGTTCTAGAAGGGGCCGCTCTGTTAACCACCTCCTAGGGAGTCCGGGGTGAGGTCCTGCGGTGGGCATTAACTTCTTGGCCAGTCCATCCCCTGGAGGCCCCCTGTATGGCCTGTTCACAGTCCTCATCTGaaaggtggatggatggacatcCTAGGACTGAGCTGGAGAGAAATTTGCAGGCGGGGACCCCTCAATGAGCCCCACAGCTGGGCGGGGCCCCACCTCTCCCCCTACATGCAACCACAGACAAGCTCACCAGTGTTCCTGAGGGTGGAACACACACACTGGTGCCAGCAGTGGGCAGGCAAAGGCATGGCCACCTGCAGGCTTAAGAGCCCATGGGGCCATCCTGACCCCACAACACACAGGCTCTGGGTTGGCTGTAGCCCCAGTGGCTCCATCAGGTATAACCCGTTGCCCAACCCTACCCTGAGGACCACACACAGAGCTCCCAAAAacgttttattaaaaaaaaatgctcaaatatCTGAAATTGGGCAAAGGTAGGGGGTGGGCAGGCGGGCTGAGGTGTCCCAGGTCTGTGGCTGCCTAGCTGGGCAAGGGGCTGGTGAGCAGCTGCTCCAGACACCACTGGACTTCCTCCAGGCCCCGGTAGGCCCGCTTCAGACCCCGGGGAAGGCAGCGGCAGGACTCCAGGTTGAGGTAGAGCAGGCCTGGGCAGCTGCTGATCACAGAGCTGTGGGGAAAGCAGGCCACAGGAAGTTGAGCTGTTGCCCCAGAAGGGCTGGGCCAGGTTAGGGAGCTGTGCCTGCTGGTGTTCCacacctggctctgccacccatAGCCACCAAGACCAAGCTCAGTTCCCCTGGTGTCCCTAAGCCCACCCCACGCAGGGGCTTGGACAATATGCATGCCCTCTGACCCCTGGAGCTCTCAGGCCAGGCAGGACACCACTTCCAGGCCCCAGGCAGATGCGGTGACAGCCACCCTGGCTCCAGGGACTGGGGTTAGGGATGCTGACCTGACCGTGCTGGGTGTGACCCGGGTGCCCCTGAGGTTAAGAGAGCACAGGGCTGGGTGTGAGCCCCCAGGGGTGCTTAAGAAGGCAGCCAGGGCCTGCTCCAGGTCCTTCTCACTGAAACCCTGGCCACTCAAGTCCAGTTCTCGCAGTGTATGGCACCACTTCTGAGTCAACAGGGGGCTGCCCTCCTTGGCTAGAGTCAGCCGGTCTGACGTGCCATACAGGCCCAGATGAAGCTGCTCCAGCTCTGAGGTGAGAGGAGTGAGCATAAGCTACAGGGCGACAAGGACTCCCACAACTCACCCGCCCGGCCACCACCCAGGACCGCTGACCCTGGCACAGCACAAGGGTCCCCACACCTCACCCATTCAGCCACCACCCACACCTCACCTGCCTGCCCACCACCCAGGACCATTGACTCCAGCATGGCACAAGGGCCCCCACACCTCATGCGCCTGGCCACAACCCAGAACCACTGACCCCGACACGGCAGATCCTGAAGGCCAGCCGGCGTGATGCGCGCACAGCCACGAAGATCTAGTAAGCGCAAGTTGGGAGAGCCGTGGAGTAGGCGGCCCAGGACCTCGTTGCTTACAAAGTTGCAGGCTGAGCTCGCCAGGCAGAGTTCCTCCAGGCTAGGGAAGCCTGGTCCGGGAGCCACCCCTCGTCCCAGAGGCTTGGGCAGCCACATCAGGTTCAGCAGCCGCAGCACCTGGGGGCAAGGCCCAGGCTGTAGATAGGGGAGCGTATAAAAGGTGGGAGAGGCAGGGCGCCAGGTACCTGGAGCTGGGGGCAGCCTTTCTGCAGAGCCTCAACAGGCAGCTGAAGGGGAATGCTGTTACGGTTGATGCCGCTGCTCACCTCCAGAACCTGGAGCTGGGGGCAGCAGCTGCCCTGCAGAGGTGCGGGGGAAGGGGGTCACAGGGTCAGTGGCCTGGCAGTCCCCGGCTCAGCATCTGCCTCTGCTCCCACCAATGCCAACCTACCAGCAGTGCACCCAGGATGGCTGTCGTCTGGGAGCTGTAAGTCAGCCACAACTTGCGCATTCGGGACCCTGCCTCCTCCAAGAAGCTTACCACAGCTGTGGACTCCACCTAGGgtcccaatacaagagcacccgtcaccccagcctgggctttTTCAGGGCCCCTTGGGACACAGGGCTCACCATGGAGTGCTGTAGGTCCAGGCTATGGAGCTGGCAGCAGGCTTTGGCTAGCATGACCAGAGCATCAGCAGTCACACCGTGGCAGCCGGAGAGCTTTAGGAAAGTGAGCCGAGGACAGGACTCGCCTACCAGCTGCGGGGAGACAGAGGGGCAGCTGGGGTTGGGAGAGGGCAGGCTAAGATCCACAAGGGAAACAAACAGGTGGCTGGTGCCAACCCCACGCTACCGCCTTAGCTGCGACCTCCTTTCTGCCCATGTCAGGCCTACTTGGGTGTCCCCGCCTCTGACACCTCCCTGCTGGAGGAAACAGCAGGAAAGGAGaaccaggcaggcaggcaggcctcccgATGGAGCAGCGTTGGGCCCTCAAGGTGCCTGACCCACTTCCTAGAGTACTCAACAGTCCCAGAGGGTCACAGCTGGTGTGCAGGGCAGCCTGGAGCTCTCACCTTCAGCACGGGGTGTACCTGAGACTTCCAGTGGATGAGGGTCAGCCTCTGGAGCTGTGAAAACCTGGGCCGACAGCAGAGGCAGAGCTGCACTAATGTTCCCACACGAGTCCTTCCCACCCAACACCTTGGTGCAGGGAGACAGAAGGAGCCTGGAGCCAGGGGACAAGGAAAAGAGGGAACCCCTCACCGATTAGGCATAAGCCACTCCAGGGAAGCAAGAAGCTTCTTCTCCGCCTTGACCCCGCCCTTGGCAGGCCGGCCGGCCAGCGGGGACGACAGGGTCACGGTGTGCCAGAGCGCGGGTTGGGAAGCGGCCTCCTGCCAGCGGCGGCACACGCGCGCAGCCCTGGGAGGACAGCGTGCTGAGGCTGCCGGCCCCTTCGTAGGTGATACCCCCTCTCGCAGCGCAGTGGACATCCCGGCTCAAAGCCGGGCTCCTGGGACTCCAACCGGGCGCCTAAGGGGCTGCGCTCTCGGGCGGAGGGGTGCGCGCTCCGATGCTTTCGCCCTCCGCCCCCGCCCGGGCCACTGCTCGGACCACGTCTGGCCCAAGTCGCTGCGCTCGGCGACGGGCCCGGCAGCAGCGTTACCTGCCGAGGAAGGGCATGGGCCCGTCCGCCGCCACCAACAACCCGAAAATCTGCACCAGGATTTCCAAGGGAATGCGGTCTCCCCAGCCCGCGTCGGGCCCTTCCTCGGGCGAGGGCGCCGGGTCGGGCCTGAGCGTGGCCTTGGGCTTGGCCGCGGCGCGGCccgggggcggctgccggggagTGCGGCGGGCAGCGCGGGGAGTGCGGCGGGCAGCGCGTCGCTGTGCGCGGGTCCGGGCGGGTCCGGGTTCGGACAGCACCAGCAGCATGCTGTCGGACGGAAGCAGGTGGTACCCCGAGCCGCTCGGCGCCAGCCGGTCCCACCACCAGTCCTCGGCCGAGCGGGCCCGCGGCGCTGCCCGAGCTCTGCGCCGGACCTTCCGGGAGGCCGGGGAAGCCATGACCACCGACGGCGCTTGGGGCAGCTCCAGGGAGCGGAACGGGCGGGGCTTACAGACTGACACCCCCCGACTCTTCTCTGCGCCCGCCCGCTGACCCGCTTCCGGGGCGGGACTTCCGGCCGTGGGCCATGCCGGGGGCGGGCCCGGAGTCGCGGCGGGTGAGTCTGGTGGTGGCTGCTGTCGGGTCCTGGGCTGTCTGGACTGAGGCGGCGTCCCTGGGCCGGACGGCGGCGTCCTGGCGTGGCGGGAAGCCGGCACTAGAGCGGGAGCGCACTGGGTGCGGGACCGGGAGGCGTAGAGTCGCCCATCTGAAGCTGGTGAGAGGGCGGCGCCCCTACGAGCAGAGCCGCCCCAGCCACTCCCCTGGGATCTGACTTGGCTCCTGCGGTCCCGGGCACCGCGAAGCCCTGGGGCGTGCTTGGCTCCTGCTGGTAGGCGCCCTGTCCCAGTGTCCGGCTTggggtggtggttgcagtgactCCAACCCCGCCTCTCCCTGGAGAGGAGGGCTCCACTCGCTCCTTCGGCCTCCTCCCCTGGGGCTGCAGCGACTCGGGCCGGCTTCCTGCTTCCCTACCTGCCGGCGGTCCCGACGCTGGCGGGCGGTGCTGCTGGGTACGTTTTAGCCAatcctccccatccccactcctGCCCGGGGCTCCCCCTGTTCCCTTGGTCTCACCCTGTTGATTCCGGTTCTGTATCCTGcctatttgtctgtttctttcaaGCTAGAAGAGGTCTTCAGTTCCCAGAAGAGCCAAAGCGTCTCTGGACCTAGGTGGGAAAAGAACTGGCTGTGACCTTTGCCTTGACCTGGAAGGGCGCAGCCTTGGACTGAATGGCAGCACCCACACCCGGCCGTCCGGTGCTGACCCACCTGCTGGTGGCTCTCTTCGGCATGGGCTCCTGGGCTGCGGTCAATGGGATCTGGGTGGAACTACCTGTGGTGGTCAAAGAGCTTCCGGAGGGTGAGTGGGAGGAGGTGCAGGTGTGCCCAGGAAGGTGGGCCCTGTCAGTTCTTCTTCCCTTGGGTATCATGCCCCTGACATGgtctcctcccttccctgcagGTTGGAGTCTCCCCTCCTACGTCTCTGTGCTTGTGGCGCTGGGGAACCTGGGTCTGCTGGTGGTGACCCTTTGGAGGCGGCTGGCCCCAGGAAAGGGCGAGCGGGTCCCCATCCGGGTGGTGCAGGTGCTGAGCATGGTGGGCACAGCTCTCCTGGCCTTTCTGTGGCACCGCGTGGTCCTAGTGGCAGGACAGTCGCATTCCGTGGCCTTCTTAGCACTGGCCTTTGTGCTGGCGCTGGCATGCTGTGCCTCTAATGTCACTTTCCTGCCCTTCCTGAGCCACCTGCCACCTCGCTTCTTACGGTCATTCTTCCTGGGTCAAGGCCTGAGTGCCCTGCTGCCCTGCGTGCTGGCCCTAGTGCAGGGTGTGGGCCGCCGTGAGTGCCCACCAGCCCCCATCAACGGCACCCCCGGCCCCCCACTCGACTTCCGTGAGCGTTTTCCCGCCAGCACCTTCTTCTGGGCACTGACTGCCCTTCTGGTCGCTTCAGCTGCTGCCTTTCAGGGTCTCCTGCTGCTGTTGCCACCACCATCTGTACCCACAGGGGGCTTAGGATCAGGCCTCCAGGTGGGAGCCCCAGGAGCAGAGGAAGAGGTGGAAGAGGCCTCACCATTGCAAGAGCCACCAAGCCAGGCAGCAGGCACCACCCCTGGTCCAGACCCTAAGGCCTATCAGCTTCTCTCAGCCCACAGTGCCTGCCTCCTGGGGCTGTTGGCTGCCACCAACGCACTGACCAACGGCGTGCTACCTGCTGTGCAAAGCTTTTCCTGCTTACCCTACGGGCGTCTGGCCTACCACCTGGCTGTGGTGCTGGGCAGTGCTGCCAATCCCCTGGCCTGCTTCCTGGCCATGGGTGTGCTGTGCAGGTACACAAGGGCCCTTCAGCCCCTGTGCGGGTGGAACTCAGGGCTGGGAGCCAGGTCCTGGCACAGTCAGCCCTGACACTCTGCTCACTCTCTACAGATCCTTGGCAGGGCTGGGCGGCCTCTCTCTGCTGGGCGTGCTCTTTGGGGGCTACCTGATGGCGCTGGCAGTCCTGAGCCCCTGCCCGCCCCTGGTGGGCACCTCGGCAGGGG of Macaca fascicularis isolate 582-1 chromosome 8, T2T-MFA8v1.1 contains these proteins:
- the FBXL6 gene encoding F-box/LRR-repeat protein 6 isoform X1 — translated: MASPASRKVRRRARAAPRARSAEDWWWDRLAPSGSGYHLLPSDSMLLVLSEPGPARTRAQRRAARRTPRAARRTPRQPPPGRAAAKPKATLRPDPAPSPEEGPDAGWGDRIPLEILVQIFGLLVAADGPMPFLGRAARVCRRWQEAASQPALWHTVTLSSPLAGRPAKGGVKAEKKLLASLEWLMPNRFSQLQRLTLIHWKSQVHPVLKLVGESCPRLTFLKLSGCHGVTADALVMLAKACCQLHSLDLQHSMVESTAVVSFLEEAGSRMRKLWLTYSSQTTAILGALLGSCCPQLQVLEVSSGINRNSIPLQLPVEALQKGCPQLQPGPCPQVLRLLNLMWLPKPLGRGVAPGPGFPSLEELCLASSACNFVSNEVLGRLLHGSPNLRLLDLRGCARITPAGLQDLPCRELEQLHLGLYGTSDRLTLAKEGSPLLTQKWCHTLRELDLSGQGFSEKDLEQALAAFLSTPGGSHPALCSLNLRGTRVTPSTVSSVISSCPGLLYLNLESCRCLPRGLKRAYRGLEEVQWCLEQLLTSPLPS
- the FBXL6 gene encoding F-box/LRR-repeat protein 6 isoform X3 produces the protein MASPASRKVRRRARAAPRARSAEDWWWDRLAPSGSGYHLLPSDSMLLVLSEPGPARTRAQRRAARRTPRAARRTPRQPPPGRAAAKPKATLRPDPAPSPEEGPDAGWGDRIPLEILVQIFGLLVAADGPMPFLGRAARVCRRWQEAASQPALWHTVTLSSPLAGRPAKGGVKAEKKLLASLEWLMPNRFSQLQRLTLIHWKSQVHPVLKVESTAVVSFLEEAGSRMRKLWLTYSSQTTAILGALLGSCCPQLQVLEVSSGINRNSIPLQLPVEALQKGCPQLQPGPCPQVLRLLNLMWLPKPLGRGVAPGPGFPSLEELCLASSACNFVSNEVLGRLLHGSPNLRLLDLRGCARITPAGLQDLPCRELEQLHLGLYGTSDRLTLAKEGSPLLTQKWCHTLRELDLSGQGFSEKDLEQALAAFLSTPGGSHPALCSLNLRGTRVTPSTVSSVISSCPGLLYLNLESCRCLPRGLKRAYRGLEEVQWCLEQLLTSPLPS
- the FBXL6 gene encoding F-box/LRR-repeat protein 6 isoform X5; translated protein: MASPASRKVRRRARAAPRARSAEDWWWDRLAPSGSGYHLLPSDSMLLVLSEPGPARTRAQRRAARRTPRAARRTPRQPPPGRAAAKPKATLRPDPAPSPEEGPDAGWGDRIPLEILVQIFGLLVAADGPMPFLGRAARVCRRWQEAASQPALWHTVTLSSPLAGRPAKGGVKAEKKLLASLEWLMPNRFSQLQRLTLIHWKSQVHPVLKLVGESCPRLTFLKLSGCHGVTADALVMLAKACCQLHSLDLQHSMVESTAVVSFLEEAGSRMRKLWLTYSSQTTAILGALLGSCCPQLQVLEVSSGINRNSIPLQLPVEALQKGCPQLQIFVAVRASRRLAFRICRVGLMLTPLTSELEQLHLGLYGTSDRLTLAKEGSPLLTQKWCHTLRELDLSGQGFSEKDLEQALAAFLSTPGGSHPALCSLNLRGTRVTPSTVSSVISSCPGLLYLNLESCRCLPRGLKRAYRGLEEVQWCLEQLLTSPLPS
- the FBXL6 gene encoding F-box/LRR-repeat protein 6 isoform X7, which gives rise to MLAKACCQLHSLDLQHSMVESTAVVSFLEEAGSRMRKLWLTYSSQTTAILGALLGSCCPQLQVLEVSSGINRNSIPLQLPVEALQKGCPQLQVLRLLNLMWLPKPLGRGVAPGPGFPSLEELCLASSACNFVSNEVLGRLLHGSPNLRLLDLRGCARITPAGLQDLPCRELEQLHLGLYGTSDRLTLAKEGSPLLTQKWCHTLRELDLSGQGFSEKDLEQALAAFLSTPGGSHPALCSLNLRGTRVTPSTVSSVISSCPGLLYLNLESCRCLPRGLKRAYRGLEEVQWCLEQLLTSPLPS